A window of Mercenaria mercenaria strain notata chromosome 16, MADL_Memer_1, whole genome shotgun sequence contains these coding sequences:
- the LOC123540492 gene encoding uncharacterized protein LOC123540492, producing MIGVRSFLGPPECFAPYCYLSKYIFDINQRYAELAKILGFSDSLETPKFGWLNIHICEQQKCMKSLDITDVISRKGYKSIDVKGQINHKNLGTFLERNETLKSTNVSLVLINNSLELLSEVNALKSTEKDILFIIILDKTNEKQSISKCQTEERSSGNVLITSRENVNDDIGDMLERIVLKTMKTKCENVYKWLNEMKSSVVNKLTTDGSRKRKSFDEARCKIKMMCTHRLTSHDKENDSMCQHFYTPTGIDDHVSSNDRNINDKNKVCPQTGVEENSIAKRTDSRSSSTSTSYRQECIDRDTIESLLGEMVALFSNSKVPHYERPNLPQYEEKEIIEELRTELLDISPSIRGVGFRFTCFVVYVERTGTKRLLRKIRSVLRKYQIDDYEIQTVSEQRDYCRVGAKIRAARRCKDQSKPVEGTLGCFAKNTDGKDTNMYALISKHVAQFCDSFKISSTSASDILCKVIERSVTQTGLDIAALWLDLNDKSIKICARYKTEMIDDESASGSAEGNDGSDLLQGKLHHYSDQLKCGQSDIVCNGQKVYIWGAVSKPGKGVITMRAFKSGEMKALIQVEDRVPSMVGEVPERFCCSGDSGAIVCAEDRRGKCVHILAMVMGIANEKEIKENPKLRGRYLTVPLSSGLEELQDRTGHIFQICECIDS from the exons ATGATTGGTGTAAGGTCATTTTTAGGTCCCCCGGAGTGTTTTGCTCCTTATTGTTActtaagtaaatatatttttgatataaatcagcGCTATGCCGAACTTGCGAAAATCCTTGGATTCTCAGACAGTTTAGAAACACCAAAATTTGGTTGGCTGAATATACATATATGTGAGCAACAAAAGTGTATGAAAAGCCTAGATATAACAGACGTCATTTCAAGAAAAGGTTACAAGTCTATAGATGTTAAAGGACAGATCAATCACAAGAATTTAGGTACATTTCTAGAGAGAAATGAAACATTAAAATCAACAAATGTGTCTCTGGTATTGATAAATAATAGCTTGGAGTTGTTGAGTGAAGTAAATGCACTTAAGAGTACGGAAAAGGACATACTGTTTATAATAATATTAGACAAAACTAATGAAAAACAATCAATTTCAAAGTGTCAAACAGAGGAAAGATCAAGTGGTAATGTATTAATTACATCAAGGGAGAATGTGAATGACGATATAGGTGATATGTTAGAACGCATCGTACTTAagacaatgaaaacaaaatgtgaaaatgtttacaaatggctgaatgaaatgaaGTCTTCGGTTGTGAATAAATTGACCACAGACGGAAGCAGGAAACGAAAGTCATTTGATGAAGCCCGCTGTAAAATTAAAATGATGTGCACTCATAGATTGACTAGCCACGATAAAGAAAACGACAGTATGTGTCAACATTTCTACACACCAACAGGAATCGACGACCACGTTTCTTCTAATGACAGGAATATCAATGATAAAAACAAAG ttTGTCCACAGACAGGCGTTGAGGAAAATAGCATAGCAAAACGCACAGACAGTCGCAGCTCATCGACGTCTACTTCTTACAGACAAGAATGTATTGACCGCGATACCATTGAAAGCTTACTGGGGGAAATGGTTGCCCTCTTTAGTAATAGTAAAGTTCCGCACTATGAACGACCCAACCTCCCGCAGTATGAGGAGAAGGAAATCATCGAGGAG CTCAGAACAGAATTACTTGATATTTCTCCATCTATAAGGGGAGTCGGCTTTCGTTTTACCTGCTTCGTCGTATACGTTGAAAGAACGGGGACAAAACGCCTTCTACGAAAAATACGATCTGTATTAAGGAAGTACCAGATAGATGACTATGAAATACAAACCGTTTCGGAACAAAGAGATTATTGCCGAGTTGGTGCCAAAATACGTGCAGCTAGAAGATGCAAAGATCAGAGCAAACCAGTGGAAGGTACTCTTGGATGCTTTGCGAAGAATACGGATGGAAAAGATACTAATATGTATGCTTTAATTTCGAAACATGTTGCACAATTTTgtgattcatttaaaatttcctCTACCTCTGCTTCCGACATATTATGTAAAGTGATAGAGCGAAGTGTGACACAAACGGGTTTGGACATTGCAGCTCTCTGGCTTGATCTTAATGACAAAAGTATTAAAATCTGCGCTAGATATAAAACTGAAATGATTGACGATGAATCGGCATCGGGAAGTGCGGAAGGCAATGACGGTTCTGACCTATTACAAGGCAAACTCCATCACTACTCTGATCAACTCAAATGTGGTCAAAGTGATATAGTATGTAATGGGCAGAAAGTGTATATTTGGGGAGCTGTATCAAAACCCGGAAAAGGCGTGATAACGATGCGTGCTTTTAAAAGTGGAGAAATGAAAGCATTGATTCAGGTCGAAGATAGAGTGCCTAGTATGGTAGGAGAGGTTCCAGAACGGTTTTGTTGTTCTGGAGATAGCGGTGCAATTGTGTGTGCGGAGGACAGGCGTGGTAAATGTGTCCATATTCTGGCTATGGTTATGGGAATTGCAAACGAAAAGGAAATTAAGGAAAATCCAAAATTAAGAGGGAGATATTTAACGGTTCCATTGTCGAGCGGACTTGAAGAGCTTCAAGACCGAACGGGACATATTTTTCAGATTTGTGAATGTATAGACAGCTAG